In Oncorhynchus gorbuscha isolate QuinsamMale2020 ecotype Even-year linkage group LG02, OgorEven_v1.0, whole genome shotgun sequence, a single genomic region encodes these proteins:
- the LOC124014194 gene encoding D(1)-like dopamine receptor, which translates to MDLNFSTVRDSDNLLERDSSKRVLTGCFLFALILTTLLGNTLVCVAVTKFRHLRSKVTNFFVISLAISDLLVAILVMPWKAATEIVGFWPFGAFCNVWVAFDIMCSTASILNLCVISVDRYWAISSPFRYERKMTPKVAFIMISVAWTLSVLISFIPVQLNWHKAAALELNGTYGELPPDNCDSSLNRTYAISSSLISFYIPVAIMIVTYTRIYRIAQIQIRRISALERAAESAKNRHSSMGNSSNMETESSFKMSFKRETKVLKTLSVIMGVFVCCWLPFFILNCMVPFCEPNGPSDFLCISPGTFDVFVWFGWANSSLNPIIYAFNADFRKAFSILLGCHRLCPGSNAIEIVSINNNGSQPPASQYQPKGHIPKESNNATYVIPHSILCQEEELQKKDGVGIKTLEKLSPSLSGNLGSDADVSLEKINPITQNGQHKTMTC; encoded by the coding sequence atggatttGAACTTCTCCACGGTCCGCGATAGCGATAATTTGCTGGAGAGAGACTCATCCAAGCGCGTTCTGACAGGCTGCTTTCTCTTTGCGCTCATCCTGACCACACTGCTGGGGAACACACTGGTATGTGTTGCAGTCACCAAGTTCCGCCACCTGCGCTCAAAGGTCACCAACTTCTTTGTGATCTCTTTGGCCATTTCAGACCTGCTGGTGGCCATCTTGGTGATGCCATGGAAGGCAGCAACGGAGATCGTGGGCTTCTGGCCATTCGGTGCCTTCTGTAATGTCTGGGTGGCGTTCGACATCATGTGCTCAACAGCGTCCATTTTGAACTTATGTGTCATCAGTGTGGACAGATACTGGGCGATCTCAAGCCCATTCCGCTACGAGAGGAAGATGACACCCAAGGTGGCGTTTATTATGATCAGTGTGGCATGGACGCTGTCTGTGCTCATCTCTTTCATCCCTGTGCAGTTGAACTGGCACAAGGCTGCGGCGTTGGAGCTCAATGGCACATACGGTGAGCTGCCGCCGGACAACTGCGACTCCAGCCTTAACAGGACCTatgccatctcctcctccctcatcagcTTCTACATCCCTGTGGCAATCATGATCGTGACTTACACCCGGATTTACAGAATTGCCCAGATACAAATCAGGAGGATCTCAGCCCTGGAGAGGGCTGCGGAGAGTGCCAAGAACCGCCACAGCAGTATGGGGAACAGCTCCAACATGGAGACGGAGAGCTCCTTCAAGATGTCTTTCAAAAGAGAAACCAAAGTCCTAAAGACCCTCTCTGTCATAATGGGGGTGTTTGTGTGCTGCTGGCTGCCCTTCTTCATCCTCAACTGCATGGTACCCTTCTGTGAGCCCAACGGCCCCTCTGATTTCCTCTGCATCAGCCCCGGCACCTTCGACGTGTTTGTCTGGTTCGGCTGGGCCAACTCCTCACTCAACCCCATCATATATGCCTTCAACGCGGACTTCCGCAAAGCGTTCTCCATCCTGCTGGGCTGCCACAGACTCTGCCCGGGCAGCAATGCCATAGAGATAGTGAGCATCAACAACAACGGATCCCAGCCGCCTGCGTCCCAGTATCAGCCCAAAGGGCACATTCCCAAGGAAAGCAACAATGCCACCTATGTGATTCCCCACAGCATCCTGTGTCAGGAGGAGGAGCTGCAGAAGAAGGATGGGGTTGGGATTAAGACCTTGGAGAAACTGTCCCCGTCCCTTTCTGGGAACTTGGGCAGCGATGCCGATGTGTCACTGGAAAAGATTAATCCTATAACTCAGAACGGCCAACACAAAACTATGACATGTTGA